A stretch of the Mycoplasmoides genitalium G37 genome encodes the following:
- the rplL gene encoding 50S ribosomal protein L7/L12, with protein MGKLDKKQLIESLKEMTIVEIDEIIKAVEEAFGVTATPIVAAGAAGATQEAASEVSVKVTGYADNAKLAVLKLYREITGVGLMEAKTAVEKLPCVVKQDIKPEEAEELKKRFVEVGATVEVK; from the coding sequence ATGGGAAAACTAGATAAAAAACAATTAATTGAATCTCTAAAAGAGATGACTATAGTTGAAATTGATGAAATAATCAAGGCTGTTGAAGAAGCATTTGGTGTAACTGCAACTCCAATAGTAGCTGCTGGCGCAGCTGGTGCTACACAAGAAGCTGCTAGCGAAGTTAGTGTAAAGGTAACAGGATATGCTGATAATGCTAAGTTAGCTGTTTTAAAACTTTATCGTGAAATTACTGGAGTTGGTTTAATGGAAGCTAAAACTGCAGTTGAAAAATTACCTTGCGTTGTAAAACAAGATATTAAACCAGAAGAAGCAGAAGAACTTAAAAAGCGTTTTGTTGAAGTTGGTGCAACTGTTGAAGTTAAATAA
- the rpmF gene encoding 50S ribosomal protein L32, which translates to MAVQQRRSSKHRRDKRRSHDALTLQTLSVCKKCGKKKLSHRVCSCGMYGELRVKKAH; encoded by the coding sequence ATGGCAGTACAACAACGGCGTTCTAGTAAACACCGTCGTGATAAAAGACGTTCTCACGATGCACTTACTCTACAAACTTTAAGTGTTTGTAAGAAATGTGGTAAGAAGAAGTTATCACATCGTGTGTGCTCTTGTGGTATGTACGGTGAACTAAGAGTTAAAAAAGCTCACTAA
- the rpsT gene encoding 30S ribosomal protein S20: protein MANIKSNEKRLRQDIKRNLNNKGQKTKLKTNVKKFNKEINLDNLSSVYSQADRLARKGIISLNRAKRLKSKNAVILHKSNTNSTAKKQ, encoded by the coding sequence ATGGCTAATATTAAATCTAACGAAAAACGATTACGTCAAGACATTAAGAGAAATTTAAATAATAAAGGACAAAAAACTAAACTAAAAACTAATGTTAAAAAATTTAATAAAGAGATTAATTTAGATAATCTCAGTTCTGTTTATTCTCAAGCAGATCGTTTAGCCAGAAAAGGGATTATTTCTTTAAACAGAGCTAAGCGTTTAAAATCAAAAAATGCTGTTATTTTGCATAAAAGTAATACAAATTCAACTGCAAAAAAACAATAA
- a CDS encoding DUF5385 family protein, producing the protein MDGGQQGSFFGLLVIVIPIILLIVFFSKKKGAQKNDFSGEGGNRSSRKDEVWKTIKQFLQEKNERGKEIIKTFVAKKPNPLHSKKDRKLFNQEIQAYITSNNLGKSEAKRYKNEQTRLMQRELYCIYFVTKDAKSTEVDDARIIEAEVYQKPTKTKSTPERLIRILGLKNFETEMQWIQPLMVREEKRKEKEEQKKLKLAARELKKKKKKKIKKPKEIRNQKNV; encoded by the coding sequence ATGGATGGTGGACAACAAGGGAGTTTTTTTGGGCTTTTAGTAATTGTTATTCCAATAATTTTGTTAATTGTTTTTTTTTCCAAGAAAAAAGGGGCACAAAAAAATGATTTTAGTGGTGAAGGAGGTAATCGATCATCAAGAAAAGATGAAGTGTGAAAAACAATTAAACAGTTTTTGCAAGAAAAGAATGAACGTGGTAAAGAAATTATTAAAACTTTTGTAGCTAAAAAACCAAACCCTTTACATTCAAAAAAAGACCGCAAGCTTTTCAATCAAGAGATACAGGCATATATTACTAGTAATAACTTAGGAAAAAGCGAAGCAAAACGTTATAAAAATGAGCAAACTCGCTTAATGCAAAGAGAACTTTATTGTATTTATTTTGTTACAAAAGATGCTAAATCAACTGAAGTTGATGATGCTAGGATTATAGAAGCTGAGGTTTATCAAAAACCTACAAAAACCAAAAGTACTCCAGAGCGGCTAATTCGTATACTTGGTTTAAAAAATTTTGAAACTGAAATGCAATGAATTCAACCATTAATGGTTCGTGAAGAAAAGAGAAAAGAAAAAGAAGAACAGAAAAAACTTAAATTAGCTGCAAGAGAACTAAAAAAGAAGAAAAAGAAGAAAATAAAAAAACCAAAAGAAATCAGAAATCAGAAAAATGTTTAA